A window from Aerococcus sp. Group 1 encodes these proteins:
- a CDS encoding carbohydrate ABC transporter permease — protein MQTRGKWSASNVIWTIVFILIVIIWLMPILFALGTSLRRLPDVYDNVLAFIPLQPVFDNYIKLMDRLPLLRIVMNTFTIATTVTVAKLVISFLAAYAFVYFDFRAKKSSYFLFISSIFIPFTVTMIPNYLMINRMGLGDNIFGVVFPLVADATGILLMNQAMRNIPYSLIEVAKLDNISDWRIMKDIIVPLIRPQLTSTGIWFFINSWNEFVWPSLFLKTEENFTLPLALQLFMSAEGGTDFTVAMAISVITMSIPLLLYLVFQKYIIGTFTSAGIK, from the coding sequence ATGCAAACTAGGGGAAAATGGAGCGCAAGTAATGTGATTTGGACCATTGTTTTCATCCTAATCGTCATCATATGGCTGATGCCTATTCTGTTTGCCTTGGGCACTTCTTTGAGACGCTTACCGGATGTTTATGATAATGTCCTGGCTTTCATCCCATTGCAACCGGTCTTTGATAACTACATCAAGTTGATGGACCGCTTGCCATTACTTAGGATTGTGATGAATACCTTTACCATCGCCACAACTGTAACGGTGGCTAAGTTAGTGATTTCCTTCTTAGCTGCCTATGCCTTTGTCTACTTTGACTTTAGAGCGAAGAAATCATCCTATTTTCTCTTTATTTCTTCCATCTTTATTCCCTTTACGGTAACCATGATTCCAAACTACCTCATGATTAACCGGATGGGACTAGGCGACAATATTTTTGGGGTAGTCTTCCCCTTAGTTGCTGATGCTACTGGGATCTTATTAATGAACCAAGCCATGCGTAATATTCCTTATTCCTTGATTGAAGTGGCTAAATTGGACAATATTTCGGATTGGCGAATTATGAAGGATATTATTGTTCCACTTATTCGTCCTCAATTAACTTCCACCGGGATATGGTTCTTTATCAACTCTTGGAACGAATTTGTATGGCCATCCCTCTTCTTAAAAACAGAAGAAAACTTTACTTTACCACTGGCCTTACAACTCTTTATGTCGGCAGAAGGTGGTACTGACTTTACTGTTGCCATGGCAATTTCCGTGATTACCATGAGTATTCCATTATTACTCTACTTGGTATTCCAAAAATACATTATCGGTACCTTTACCTCAGCCGGTATTAAATAG
- a CDS encoding carbohydrate ABC transporter permease: protein MKERYKPLWYLLPAILIFGIFVAWPTLYTLYLSFFEWNMVSPKKTFVGFDNYITLFTDPLTYKILWNTVVYILILLVVNFAVPYVIAFVLHFLIPKFKDFFKSAFFLPSFISMVVGSIVYNWILNPTSGPVAKLLGFVGINLPNWSTSQSLVIVVICYITAWKVFGYNFITLYAAISGIDNEVIESARLDKIPSWRVFKDIVMPMSSSTGLYVFIMTIVTGLQYVYTPISVITSGGPDNASSNLIYESYKNAFVLFQTGYSAAMSIVTLLLFSILLFLNFKFSERGVYYAN, encoded by the coding sequence ATGAAAGAGCGTTATAAACCGCTATGGTATCTACTACCAGCCATTCTCATATTTGGTATATTTGTAGCTTGGCCTACACTCTATACTTTATATTTGAGTTTCTTTGAATGGAATATGGTCAGTCCTAAGAAGACATTTGTAGGCTTTGACAATTACATCACTTTGTTTACTGACCCTCTAACTTATAAGATTCTATGGAATACCGTGGTCTATATTCTTATCTTGTTAGTTGTTAACTTTGCTGTTCCTTATGTGATTGCCTTTGTGCTTCATTTCTTAATTCCAAAGTTCAAAGACTTCTTTAAATCCGCATTTTTCCTACCTTCATTTATTTCAATGGTGGTTGGATCAATTGTATATAACTGGATTCTGAACCCAACCTCAGGACCAGTGGCTAAATTATTAGGCTTTGTTGGGATTAACCTCCCTAATTGGTCAACCTCCCAAAGCCTGGTGATTGTGGTCATTTGTTACATTACGGCTTGGAAAGTTTTTGGTTATAACTTTATTACACTTTATGCAGCAATTTCAGGGATTGATAATGAAGTCATTGAGAGTGCCCGCTTGGATAAAATTCCTTCCTGGCGTGTCTTCAAAGATATTGTTATGCCGATGTCTTCCTCAACGGGTTTATACGTATTCATTATGACCATTGTTACCGGTCTCCAATACGTCTATACACCGATCTCAGTGATTACCTCGGGGGGACCAGATAACGCCTCATCTAACTTGATTTATGAATCCTACAAGAATGCCTTTGTCCTCTTCCAAACCGGGTACTCGGCAGCCATGTCAATTGTGACTTTGCTACTCTTTTCTATCTTACTGTTCTTGAACTTCAAGTTCAGCGAAAGGGGTGTCTACTATGCAAACTAG
- a CDS encoding ABC transporter ATP-binding protein translates to MTRILLDNIKKAYGDTVIMEDMSFSVEEGERLVLLGPSGCGKSTILRMIAGFEEITDGNLMFDEQKVNEVAPGDRNVAMVFQNYALYPHMNVYDNITYGLKVNKVPKDRIDNRVNEVVEALDLEKYLQRKPAELSGGQRQRVALARATVKDSDVFLLDEPLSNLDAKLRVSARESLVDIHRRYRQTMIYVTHDQIEAMTFADRIALLNFGELQQIDTPENIYHTPANIFTACFIGNPPMNIFDNSSYKDGRLYIHEQSAPLAPEWVEFIEAGNYTNLKVGVRPEAIKVTVNPSETTFTGVVSHIENQGANYANYVDIAGETMVVLTQIRLADPGDPIYMEFEKYDLHFFDVDTTNSIGYPENILNAKRLSAGQKPLPINARD, encoded by the coding sequence ATGACTAGAATCTTATTAGATAACATCAAAAAAGCTTATGGCGATACCGTCATTATGGAAGATATGAGCTTTTCAGTTGAGGAGGGAGAACGTTTAGTTTTACTAGGCCCCTCTGGCTGTGGGAAATCAACAATTTTACGGATGATTGCCGGCTTTGAAGAAATTACAGATGGTAATTTGATGTTTGACGAACAAAAGGTGAATGAAGTGGCCCCTGGAGACCGTAATGTAGCCATGGTTTTCCAAAACTATGCCCTCTATCCTCATATGAACGTTTATGACAACATCACATATGGCCTCAAGGTCAATAAGGTCCCTAAAGATCGGATTGATAACCGGGTCAATGAAGTAGTGGAAGCCCTAGACCTGGAAAAATATCTCCAACGGAAACCTGCTGAATTATCTGGTGGTCAGCGGCAACGGGTTGCTCTAGCACGTGCAACTGTTAAAGATAGCGATGTCTTCCTATTAGACGAGCCCCTATCTAACTTAGACGCCAAGTTACGGGTTTCAGCACGGGAATCTTTGGTGGATATCCACAGGCGTTACCGTCAAACCATGATTTACGTGACCCACGACCAGATCGAAGCCATGACTTTTGCTGATCGGATTGCTTTACTGAACTTTGGGGAACTCCAACAAATTGATACACCGGAAAATATTTACCATACCCCAGCCAATATCTTTACGGCTTGTTTTATTGGGAATCCTCCGATGAATATTTTTGATAATAGTTCCTATAAGGACGGCCGTCTCTATATCCATGAGCAGTCCGCCCCATTAGCCCCTGAATGGGTGGAATTCATTGAAGCAGGCAATTACACTAACCTCAAAGTTGGTGTACGTCCTGAAGCAATCAAAGTAACAGTCAATCCTTCAGAAACAACCTTTACTGGGGTAGTCAGCCACATTGAAAACCAAGGGGCTAACTATGCCAACTATGTGGACATTGCTGGTGAAACTATGGTGGTCTTAACTCAAATTCGCCTAGCTGACCCAGGTGACCCCATTTATATGGAATTTGAAAAGTATGACTTGCATTTCTTCGATGTTGATACGACCAATTCCATTGGTTACCCAGAAAATATCCTTAATGCTAAGCGTTTATCTGCAG